A stretch of DNA from Synergistaceae bacterium DZ-S4:
TAGTTTTGGGTTTCATTTCTGCAAGGTTTCTCCTCGTTTTATATAGATTTCTTGCAGATATTATATCTTATAATTACTCATAAATATAGTCTGTGACTGTATTATCCACGTTATTCAGTGACGACTAGAATAATCGAAGCAGACACGAGACCTTCTTAGTATTTTTTCCATTCTTGTATTATTACTGTGCAGCTGACTGGAGGTGAGGCTCAGGAGTTAGGTTCCCGAATCACACAGCGGTCCTGAAAGTATCTGAAATATTTCCACAATATTATTGGAGGTGCAGTATATTGAAGAAGATCCTTGCGGTTATGGCAGTCATTTTTATTCTTTGTTCAGCAGGCGCGGCACTCGCAGCCGATCCCATCAAAGTCGGATATCTCGCAGCCCTCACCGGCGACTACGCAGCTTACGGAATCACTGAAGTAAACATGGCCAAAATGGTGGTCGGTGATGTCAACGCAAAGGGCGGAGTTCTCGGCCGCCCTATCGAACTTGTCATTTATGATACAAAGACACGCAACGAAGACGCAGTCAACGCTGTCCGCCGTATGATAGAGAGCGACAAGGTCGTAGCCATCATCGGAGCGAACTCGAGCGGGATCAACATCGCAACCGCTCCCATCGTTGACAAGGGCAAGACCCCGCAGATCTCAACAGTAGGGACCAACCCGCTCGTAACAGTCGACAACAAGGGAAAGGTCCGCCCTTACTCTTTCCGTATATGCTTCACCGACCCCTATCAGGGAGCTCTTGCTGCGGAACTTGCAATGACGACCCTCAAAAAGGACAAGGCAGCTATCCTTTACAACGTAGGTTCAGACTATGCACAGGGACTCAGGGAATTCTTCGTTAAAAGCTATACAGCCCTTAAAGGCAAAGTTGTTGCCGATGAGGGTTACCGTGAGACAGACGTCGACTTCCGCGCACAGCTGACGAAGGTAAAGAGCTCCGGGGCAAACGCCCTCTTCCTGCCGGGAATGGGTAAGGACATGGCCCTCATAATCAAACAGGCCCGGGAACTCGGACTCAATGACATCACCATCATCGGCGGCGACGGATACGGCGAGTTCATGAACGAGATCGCCGGGGACTCAATGAAGGGTACCTACTGGGTCAACCACA
This window harbors:
- a CDS encoding ABC transporter substrate-binding protein; the encoded protein is MKKILAVMAVIFILCSAGAALAADPIKVGYLAALTGDYAAYGITEVNMAKMVVGDVNAKGGVLGRPIELVIYDTKTRNEDAVNAVRRMIESDKVVAIIGANSSGINIATAPIVDKGKTPQISTVGTNPLVTVDNKGKVRPYSFRICFTDPYQGALAAELAMTTLKKDKAAILYNVGSDYAQGLREFFVKSYTALKGKVVADEGYRETDVDFRAQLTKVKSSGANALFLPGMGKDMALIIKQARELGLNDITIIGGDGYGEFMNEIAGDSMKGTYWVNHTYLEDPGMSPIFARYKEVYKDDCKEFVNGTMAYDATYWLVDAIKRAGKAEGPAIAKALEATKGLKLNHATLTINPKDHNPLNKAGIILKVGDDLKAKFFQKVEPK